A stretch of the Macrobrachium nipponense isolate FS-2020 chromosome 23, ASM1510439v2, whole genome shotgun sequence genome encodes the following:
- the LOC135198324 gene encoding trichohyalin-like, with protein MDMYIQKEKEMNDFKEELKDKILLFDRILSLNERNEKVVNEKQKEINKLKKQLEDKDREMDRRIQDEKLSNCGQITGKEDKADPLEEELGEKEQHEIEELLKELKKKQREIEELSCQNLRQEEELQTKQKEVERIENLREQDRAQHLEYVESCFGEINERIGKEIIEMEVELFCLRGEVQQKNRLLKELGVPLEILNEEEPGQVEDEKGSSSSTAGC; from the coding sequence ATGGACATGTATATTCAAAAGGAGAAGGAAATGAATGATTTCAAGGAAGAATTAAAAGACAAGATATTACTTTTCGATAGAATATTGAGtctaaatgaaagaaatgaaaaagtagtaaatgaaaaacaaaaagaaattaataaacttaaaaagcAATTGGAAGACAAAGATAGGGAAATGGACAGGCGTATTCAAGACGAGAAGCTCTCCAACTGTGGTCAGATCACTGGAAAAGAAGACAAAGCAGATCCTCTCGAGGAGGAACTTGGGGAGAAGGAACAACACGAGATTGAAGAGCTCCTGAAGGAGTTGAAGAAGAAGCAGCGGGAGATTGAGGAGCTTTCGTGTCAAAACCTGAGACAAGAAGAGGAACTACAAACGAAGCAGAAGGAAGTTGAACGGATTGAGAACCTGAGAGAACAAGATCGGGCCCAGCACTTGGAGTACGTGGAATCTTGCTTCGGGGAAATAAACGAGCGCATAGGCAAGGAGATCATCGAGATGGAAGTAGAGCTCTTTTGTCTACGCGGAGAAGTTCAGCAGAAGAACAGATTGCTGAAGGAACTTGGAGTCCCGTTGGAAATTCTCAACGAGGAGGAGCCGGGACAAGTGGAGGATGAAAAAGGAAGCTCGTCTTCAACAGCTGGTTGCTGA
- the LOC135198334 gene encoding inner centromere protein A-like, with product MPVAVISIALKGGMAQFLSGALTLSFITICALPLFAVRNLWRKRGKDQPRMETLDNEVASLRQELDVAHRRNDNLKEILLERVRKECGELLSTKEVENAVLQVQDLLDMAEEADARVLEVEAKMEAICLENQSLQRKALEDQQALGNHQKEILGTERKKNKKDIAELKRQNASEHEKLLEYERMNQELQKELAGKNEQIEGLLVQDTNKQMELDELRKELEAKAKESVNCNENKEQFEKIIVEKQREICELRREIEDRGSDTYKLVFCEKEVECLKRELEEKQLAFMMNCKPK from the exons atgCCTGTTGCTGTTATTAGTATTGCGTTGAAAGGTGGTATGGCTCAGTTCCTGAGTGGAGCTTTGACACTATCGTTTATAACTATTTGCGCTCTTCCTTTATTTGCTGTACGCAATTTGTGGAGGAAGAGAGGCAAGGACCAACCAAGGATGGAAACTCTGGACAACGAAGTGGCTAGTTTGCGCCAAGAATTGGATGTCGCCCATAGGAGGAACGACAACCTAAAGGAAATTCTTCTGGAACGAGTCAGGAAGGAGTGTGGCGAGCTCTTGTCGACCAAAGAGGTGGAAAATGCAGTCTTGCAGGTCCAAGACCTTTTGGACATGGCCGAGGAGGCAGATGCTAGAGTTCTGGAAGTAGAGGCCAAGATGGAGGCTATCTGCCTAGAGAACCAGAGCCTGCAGAGGAAGGCACTAGAGGACCAGCAGGCTTTGGGCAATCATCAGAAGGAAATTCTAGGGACTGAGAGAAAGAAA aataagaaggatattgctGAACTGAAAAGGCAAAACGCCTCGGAACATGAAAAGCTATTGGAATATGAGAGGATGAACCAAGAGCTACAGAAAGAACTGGCTGGAAAAAATGAGCAGATAGAGGGGCTCTTGGTGCAAGATACCAATAAGCAAATGGAACTGGATGAACTTCGTAAGGAACTAGAGGCGAAAGCGAAAGAATCTGTCAActgcaatgaaaacaaagagcaattTGAGAAAATAATAGTTGAAAAACAACGAGAAATCTGTGAGCTTCGAAGAGAGATAGAAGACAGAGGTAGTGATACATACAAGCTTGTTTTTTGTGAGAAGGAAGTTGAATGTCTCAAGAGGGAATTAGAAGAAAAGCAATTGGCTTTTATGATGAATTGTaagccaaaatga